In Scatophagus argus isolate fScaArg1 chromosome 14, fScaArg1.pri, whole genome shotgun sequence, the following proteins share a genomic window:
- the mtnr1bb gene encoding melatonin receptor type 1B-B: MTNTRPPCSTIHTNKDVSSITKHVSLVTIRDQVAVIIEVLSVSSSPGNVFVVSLAFADLVVAFYPYPLVLYALFHDGWALGNTQCMVSGFLMGLSVIGSIFNITGIAVNRYCYICHSFSYSRLYSYRNTLMFVALIWVLTIVAIIPNFFVGSLRYDPRVYSCTFAQNVSSSYTVAVVVVHFLVPIAVVTFCYLRIWVLVIQVRRKVKTEESPRLRPSDLRNFITMFVVFVLFAICWAPLNLIGLAVAIDPSHVAPLIPEWLFVVSYFMAYFNSCLNAIIYGLLNRNFRNEYKRIVTSVWVTRLFVTETSRAATDGRSMRSKQSPPPPLNNNESVRDRTNKE, from the exons ATGACCAACACAAGGCCACCATGCTCTACCATCCACACCAACAAG GATGTGTCCAGCATAACAAAACATGTGAGTCTTGTCACAATCAGAGATCAAGTTGCTGTAATAATAGAagttctctctgtgtcttcctctccaggtaatgtgtttgtggtgaGTTTGGCATTTGCTGACCTTGTGGTAGCCTTCTACCCTTACCCCCTGGTTCTCTATGCTCTCTTCCATGATGGATGGGCACTGGGAAACACTCAGTGCATG GTCAGTGGTTTCCTTATGGGGCTGAGTGTCATTGGTTCTATTTTTAACATAACTGGGATTGCGGTGAACAGATACTGCTACATCTGTCACTCATTCTCCTACAGTCGGCTGTACAGCTATCGCAACACTCTGATGTTTGTTGCCTTAATTTGGGTGCTCACAATAGTGGCCATTATCCCCAATTTCTTTGTTGGTTCCCTACGCTATGACCCACGGGTCTACTCCTGCACCTTTGCCCAGAATGTCAGCAGTTCCTACAcagtggcggtggtggtggttcACTTCTTGGTTCCCATTGCAGTGGTTACCTTCTGTTACCTACGCATCTGGGTACTTGTGATTCAG GTGCGGCGTAAggtgaaaacagaggagagcCCTCGCCTCAGACCAAGTGACTTGCGGAATTTCATCACCATGTTTGTggtctttgtgctgtttgccaTCTGCTGGGCTCCACTTAACCTGATCGGTTTGGCGGTGGCCATAGATCCATCCCATGTGGCACCCCTTATCCCCGAGTGGCTTTTTGTGGTCAGCTACTTCATGGCCTATTTCAATAGCTGTCTGAATGCCATCATCTATGGCTTACTCAACAGGAATTTCAGGAATGAGTACAAACGCATTGTCACCTCCGTGTGGGTGACTCGGCTTTTTGTGACAGAGACTTCACGAGCCGCCACTGATGGCAGGAGCATGAGGAGCAAGCAGTCGCCGCCTCCACCACTGAACAACAACGAGTCCGTCAGAGATCGcacaaacaaagaataa